In Monodelphis domestica isolate mMonDom1 chromosome 4, mMonDom1.pri, whole genome shotgun sequence, one DNA window encodes the following:
- the MEIOSIN gene encoding meiosis initiator protein isoform X9, whose product MGEVTVPRRHLIPCQHLEPWLPQSHGEAGLTLLEMAEGSVHICLASWFLAPIPDPVPPRSTRNLQFWCSQDSGILAGKGGLSPTGGRFFFPASVCKGSRAKCSPSLSPPAPACCEGPSAQEDGACLTCEAQMTTGGEWMSPHPWSEPLPRQELVFYDSCEEEEEEETVDTGPWLSAWLPEGSPQGSPLVDSPRTRSWPGVGQPSEELGLSPSLFTSPGRLLPGKNLQEGAESLTQALFEDVCLSPQSPSSSSSLSSEAPQNKDPSAPGGPLHALNLCQSAFSLDHCYLSLSETSKTDSSPSSGVTELVSLWSRQQELGEEAEERPGRQLPQETQGDQEGALPLPAEEEMRQRLHHVLSPQPQAVHSSLPRHSVHSSHQGARAPVAGDDQAGEAAILVRGAGKLSLREGLPTTRDHRVLGSPRCGAGIRAPQFQSKPPACPSLPSIKARKFSRQHNRIVRQDCSSEDDDRSSPKPFHLLLAEKALCSPGLACTGSPCGEPLLEAPSPPPSLPLL is encoded by the exons ATGGGGGAAGTCACTGTTCCCAGGAGACACCTCATCCCTTGCCAACACCTGGAGCCTTGGTTGCCCCAGTCCCACGGAGAAGCTGGGCTCACGCTTCTGGAGATGGCCGAAGGCAGCGTTCACATCTGCTTAGCAAGTTGGTTCCTGGCCCCCATTCCGGACCCTGTTCCCCCTCGCTCCACTCGGAACCTCCAGTTCTGGTGCTCTCAAGATTCAGGGATCCTTGCTGGGAAGGGAGGGCTGAGCCCCACGGGTGGTAGGTTCTTCTTTCCTGCCTCTGTCTGCAAAGGGAGCAGGGCAAAGtgttccccttctctctctccccctgccccaGCCTGTTGTGAAGGACCCAGCGCCCAGGAGGATGGGGCCTGCCTTACTTGTGAGGCCCAGATGACCACAGGGGGTGAGTGGATGTCGCCCCACCCCTGGAGTGAGCCTCTTCCCAG GCAGGAGCTGGTGTTCTATGACTCCTgcgaggaagaggaagaggaagagaccgTGGATACAGGGCCTTGGCTCTCAGCCTGGCTCCCGGAGGGCAGCCCCCAGG GGAGCCCCTTGGTGGATTCTCCCAGGACTAGGAGCTGGCCTGGAGTTGGCCAGCCTAGCGAGGAGCTTGGCCTGAGCCCCTCGCTCTTTACCTCTCCGGGGCGATTGCTGCCTGGGAAGAACCTCCAGGAGGGCGCAGAGAGCCTTACCCAAG CCCTCTTTGAAGACGTCTGCCTGAGCCCGCAGtcaccttcttcctcctccagccTGTCATCCGAGGCCCCGCAGAACAAG GACCCGTCAGCCCCCGGAGGCCCTCTCCACGCCCTCAACCTCTGCCAGTCAGCATTCTCCCTTGACCACTGCTACCTGTCCCTGAGCGAGACCAGCAAGACCGACTCCAGCCCCAGCTCGGGGGTGACCGAGCTCGTGTCCCTGTGGAGCAGACAGCAGGAG CTCGGGGAGGAAGCGGAGGAGAGGCCGGGGAGGCAGCTGCCCCAGGAGACCCAAGGAGACCAAGAAGGCGCACTGCCCCTTCCAGCTGAAGAAGAAATGCGTCAACGGCTTCATCATGTTCTGTCGCCTCAACCGCAAGCAGTACATTCG aGCCTGCCCCGGCACAGCGTCCACAGCAGCCACCAAGGAGCTCGCGCACCTGTGGCGGGTGATGACCAAGCAGGAGAGGCGGCCATACTGGTAAGGGGGGCGGGAAAGCTTTCCCTCAGGGAGGGGCTGCCCACAACCCGAGACCATCGAGTCTTGGGGTCCCCGCGGTGTGGGGCTGGGATCCGGGCGCCCCAGTTCCAGTCCAAACCTCCCGCCTGCCCCTCACTCCCCAGCATCAAGGCCCGGAAATTCAGCCGACAGCACAACCGGATCGTGAGGCAGGACTGCTCCAGTGAGGACGATGACCGCTCCTCCCCCAAGCCCTTCCACCTGCTTCTGGCCGAGAAGGCCCTGTGCTCCCCCGGCCTGGCCTGCACCGGCTCCCCTTGTGGGGAGCCCCTCCTGGAggccccctccccgcccccatcTCTGCCTCTACTCTGA
- the SIX5 gene encoding homeobox protein SIX5 — MATFPTDPSAGPAGGGEPAVAAAEEAAEDEEEEEEEEGEGDEQTARRLLHTLQAAEGEAAAAGAGEGPGAPPLEPPPPAASVPAPGPGPAPSGGLRFSAEQVSCVCEALLQAGHAGRLGRFLGALPPAERLRGGSDALLRARALVAFQRGDFAELYRLLESRPFPAAHHAFLQDLYLRARYREAERARGRALGAVDKYRLRKKFPLPKTIWDGEETVYCFKERSRAALKACYRGNRYPAPDEKRRLAALTGLSLTQVSNWFKNRRQRDRTGGPGPAAATGAPARSESDGNPSTEDESSRGAEDLEPGAGAPPGGPEAPASVFLAGAGAPAAPPAASSILLNGGFLTAGSSPAVLLNGGSVIINGLALGEGPGLAPLLLSGAAGGGGPPPASPQTPAPLPSLLQVPQPGDLKAEDAPPEDGGSKGNPAPGEESQPFQGLSLSQVVPGSQTPAAPGPPAAAPFAPPAAPTPAGPGPQVVPLSPPGPGAPLPAPQVVPLSPSGPVFPGASPLVSLPQVVPTSQVVTLPQGMGSLQLLAGPASPVKVAAATGATLGQANVHLINPGMGVATFQLPTATPGNFLLANPVSSSPIVTGMTLQQGKIILTATFPASMLVSQALPATTTGLALPVKQEAPAPAAEGPPLATFSGQPQPPAVPAAAGPTFSSDSSGLLTSVPVPGVPWPGGLELGVGTEGLFDMEKGLGAPASHSLLRLPDGQGLLLGDAAGEDGDELEPEDKVLTQLQSVPVEDPLEL, encoded by the exons ATGGCTACCTTCCCTACGGATCCGAGCGCGGGCCCTGCCGGCGGCGGGGAGCCGGCGGTGGCGGCGGCTGAAGAGGCAgcggaggacgaggaggaggaggaggaggaagagggggagggggacgaGCAGACGGCACGGCGGCTGCTGCACACCCTGCAGGCGGCCGAGGGCGAGGCGGCGGCGGCTGGGGCCGGGGAGGGGCCGGGCGCCCCGCCGCTCGAACCACCGCCCCCCGCCGCCTCGGTTCCGGCCCCCGGCCCGGGGCCCGCGCCCAGCGGGGGGCTGCGCTTTTCGGCCGAGCAGGTGTCCTGCGTGTGCGAAGCCCTGCTGCAGGCGGGCCACGCGGGCCGTTTGGGCCGCTTCCTGGGCGCGCTGCCTCCCGCCGAGCGCCTACGTGGCGGCAGCGACGCGCTTCTGCGCGCCCGGGCGCTCGTGGCCTTCCAGCGCGGAGACTTCGCCGAGCTGTACCGGCTGCTGGAGAGTCGGCCCTTCCCCGCTGCGCACCACGCCTTCCTCCAGGACCTCTACCTGCGCGCCCGCTACCGCGAGGCCGAGCGCGCCCGGGGCCGCGCGTTGGGCGCCGTCGATAAGTACCGACTGCGCAAGAAATTCCCACTGCCCAAGACCATTTGGGACGGCGAGGAAACGGTGTACTGCTTCAAGGAGCGCTCGCGGGCCGCGCTCAAGGCCTGCTACCGGGGCAACCGCTACCCAGCCCCGGATGAGAAGCGCCGCCTCGCTGCGCTCACCGGCCTCTCACTCACGCAGGTCAGCAATTGGTTCAAGAACCGACGGCAGCGCGACCGCACCGGGGGCCCCGGCCCGGCGGCGGCGACAGGAGCGCCGGCCAGGAG CGAGTCAGACGGGAACCCCAGCACCGAGGATGAGTCCAGCCGCGGGGCTGAGGACCTGGAGCCTGGGGCAGGGGCACCCCCGGGGGGCCCGGAGGCTCCTGCTTCTGTCTTCCTGGCCGGAGCAGGGGCTCCAGCCGCACCCCCGGCCGCCTCATCTATCCTGCTCAACGGTGGCTTCTTGACTGCCGGCAGCTCCCCGGCTGTGCTGCTCAATGGTGGATCCGTCATCATTAACGGGCTGGCGCTGGGGGAGGGCCCCGGCCTGGCCCCGCTCCTGCTCTCCGGGGCTGCCGGAGGAGGCGGGCCGCCACCTGCCAGCCCCCAGACCCCGGCTCCACTTCCCTCCCTACTCCAAGTACCCCAGCCCGGAGACCTGAAGGCAGAAGATGCCCCGCCAGAGGATGGGGGCTCCAAAGGGAACCCAGCGCCCGGGGAGGAATCCCAGCCCTTCCAGGGGCTGTCCCTCTCCCAGGTGGTGCCCGGCTCCCAGACCCCTGCAGCCCCAGGCCCCCCGGCAGCAGCGCCCTTTGCTCCTCCTGCAGCCCCGACGCCGGCTGGCCCAGGGCCCCAGGTGGTCCCGCTGTCGCCTCCAGGGCCCGGAGCTCCCCTTCCCGCCCCCCAGGTGGTCCCGCTCTCTCCGTCGGGCCCCGTGTTCCCCGGGGCCTCCCCCTTGGTTTCCCTTCCCCAGGTGGTGCCCACGTCGCAGGTGGTGACCCTGCCCCAAGGCATGGGCTCCCTACAGCTGCTGGCTGGGCCTGCGAGCCCCGTCAAGGTGGCGGCGGCCACGGGGGCCACCTTGGGCCAGGCCAACGTCCACCTCATCAACCCAGGAATGGGGGTTGCCACTTTTCAGCTGCCTACGGCCACCCCAG GTAACTTCCTGTTGGCCAACCCCGTTTCCAGCAGCCCTATTGTGACGGGGATGACGCTTCAGCAGGGCAAGATCATCCTGACTGCCACCTTCCCAGCCAGCATGCTGGTCTCCCAGGCCCTGCCGGCCACCACCACCGGCTTGGCTCTGCCCGTCAAGCAGGAAGCCCCGGCTCCTGCGGCCGAGGGACCGCCCCTGGCCACCTTCTCCGGCCAGCCCCAGCCGCCTGCGGTCCCCGCCGCGGCCGGCCCGACCTTCTCCTCGGACTCCTCTGGCCTCTTAACCAGCGTCCCTGTCCCTGGCGTCCCTTGGCCCGGGGGGCTGGAGTTGGGGGTGGGAACGGAGGGGCTCTTCGACATGGAGAAAGGGCTGGGGGCGCCTGCCTCCCATTCCCTCCTGAGGCTGCCCGATGGCCAGGGCCTCCTGCTAGGGGACGCAGCCGGGGAGGATGGGGATGAACTGGAGCCTGAGGATAAAGTCTTGACCCAGCTGCAGTCGGTGCCTGTGGAGGACCCTCTGGAGTTATGA